TTTTTTATCTTTGAAAAGGTCTTTTTATAAAACTCATCCGAATATTCTCTTGAAAAGCTTTTCACTTTGATATAAGCTATGGTACTGTCCTTATCCAGAAATTTAAAACTTCGGTTATAGGAATTGCTGGCAGCTACATAATCGTTCAGCTTTTTTTCCTGAGTTCGTTTATTCATTTCCTTATCCTTTTCAAGATCAGTATCGGATTTTGATTCCCTGCTTAAGATATAAGTATGTTTTTCACCTTTATAAAGAGTCTCAATGGTTGCTCTGTCGGCAAGTCCATTTTCTGCGGTATAATAACTGAAAAATAGATCTTTTAAAAAATAAGGCTGAAAAGTTGTATTATAACCATCACTGCTGATGAGGTTTCTGTATTTTTTGATGTAGTCCGAAACCGGAATATTGTTGATCGATAAAATTTCGGTTCCAGGTTGAATGTTTTCAATACCATCCCTGTTCTCTGTAATATACATCTGTTCTCCGGAAACATAATATTCAAATCTGCTGAACAGTCCTTTTTTATGTTCCAAAGTCTTGATTTCCCTTTTTGTAAATTTTTTTCTGGGAATTCTTAATGAAAGATGTCCTTCCCGAATTCCGGCAATCACTGGTTGAAGTTTAAAATAGAACTGTAGTGGAGTAAGTGGCTCGGTAATGGTTTGTTTAAGACTGTCAAACTTGCGTTCCAATTCTTTTTTGGGAATATACCAATATAATTGGGGATGCATCTGCTGAAGTTTTGAATAAGCAAAATCTACATCTTCTTTAAGCTGCTCAGGGGGAATACAGGAAGCTCTCTGTTCATTGTGCCTTTTAATAGATGCACATGAGGAAAGCATGGCCAGAATAAATAATACCGAGTAATTTTTCAATAGATCTTTGAGTTTTTTTAAGCTGCTAAAATAGAAAGTTTAAAATTAATCATTACTTAAATGAATAATAAATTTTTTGAAAAACATGATAAATTTAGTTAAAAAAATACACTCAAACACATCTTATTTTCATGTAAGGACAAAAGTAGGTACCTTTGAAGTCTATTTTTTTACAAATGATGTATTGGATTTTTACGATTGTAATTTTATTGATAGCAACCTATTGTGTCGTAATTAATAGGATGGCATTTGGAGCTGTTCCCAAGGGAAAACGTCTGATACGTATTAGACAGTCGAAGCTTTACAGAAATAAACAATTTCAGAATATCAGTCATACACCTTCCATTGCAGAAGGATATAAAATGAGCAAGGTAACCTATGACTTCCTCTTAGGTAAAAAGCATCCATTACTGAAGCCATTAAAGGAAGTTCCTTCTATTCATACAGATCTAAAGAGCCTGGACAAAAATACAGATGTTTTTATATGGCTGGGGCATTCATCCTATTATATACAGACAGACGGAATTTCATTTTTGATTGATCCTGTATTAAGCTTATATGGTTCACCTTTCAAATATTTTAACAAGGCATTCAAAGGAGCTGATATCTTTACACCTGAGGATATACCAAATATTGATTATCTGGTGATCACCCATGACCATTTTGACCATCTTGACTATCCTACTGTGAAGTCAATCAAAAGTCGTACAGCGATGGCTATTGTTCCATTAGGCGTAGGAGCGCATTTGGAGCGATGGGGCTATACAGAAGAACAGCTTATTGAAGAAGAATGGGATACAGTAGTTGAATTAAAAATAAAATCAGACTAACCTTTACGCCTGCCAGGCACTTTTCCGGTAGAAGATTAAAGCAAAACGATACTCTTTGGACTTCCTATGTACTGGAAACCCCTACAAAGAAAATCTTCTTAGGGGGCGATAGTGGCTATGATTCTCATTTTAAAATAATTGGCGAGAAATATGGACCATTTGATTATGCTATCCTTGAAAACGGGCAATATGGTGAAGCCTGGAGATATATCCATACCTTACCTGAGGATGTTATTCAGGCGGCTATTGATATAAATGCCAGGCATATTCTTCCGGTGCATGCTGCAAAGTTTGCACTGGCACTTCATCCATGGAATGAGCCATTGCAAAAAATAACAAGCTTAGGTAAAGAGAAAAACTTAGATATCCTTACTCCGAAAATTGGAGAAGTCGTAGACCTGAATCTTCAAGATCAGCAGTTTACAGTCTGGTGGGACTAAGCATGCCAGATATCCTTATATCTTCTTGGATGATTTTCAAATTGTTGACGTACAAAATCACATTCCGGGTCTACAAGCAAATCTTTTTCTTCTGCATAACGAACCAGCTCATCCAATAGTAATTTGGCATAACCTTTACCCTCACGATCTTCATCAAGCTTGGTATAATATACAATAAGAAGTCTTCCGTCAACCTCTATGGACATATAACCCGCTTTTTTTTCATCAATAAACAACTGCAATTCATCCTGATATGGAGATACCATAAATTTTATATTTTCCATAATTATTGAGATTTGGTTGATAAAAAAATAATATTGAGAACTCCCGAAAACATTCTCTTCCTTAAAATTACAAAATTATTTAACATGAAATAATAGTTTTTGAGAATCTTAACGAATTTTATTAGTGTACAAGATACAAGATACAAGATACAAGATACAAGATACAAGATACAAGATACAAGATACAAGATATAGTTGTTATATCTCAAGGATGGCTGGGTACTATCAATAGAGGTGAGCTTTAGCCCGCCTAAATAAAAAAATGGAATTCATAAGGCTTTAGCCAAAACCTAAAAGCTTTCCACCAACCTTCTATTTCGAATACCGTGTAACGCGTATTCAATATTCCGCATCCTATATTATTTCCTTGCTGTTTAAAAATATTTAAAGCTGTTAAAAAGTATACAATTCACTAATTGATAATTATAAAACTTTATGAAAATTGTAAATTATTTTAAAGATAATCAGTTATTTATGTTTTTTATTAACAAATATTGGGATTTACGATTAATAATTGGCACTTTAATTGACTATGTCATCATGTTTAATTTAAAAGAGGAGTGAAATGAAAAAGTTATTGTTAACAGCATTTTTGATTGGGACATTTAGTTTGAGCTATGCCCAGTCGGATTATTATAATGATTATAGAAGAAGTATTTCAGATGTTAATTGGCAGACAGTGATTGCAGATCTATTGCTTTCTAGAACACAAGCTAATCAAGTCTATGCATTGAATGACAGATACCGTGATTACGATTCATGGAATAGAGTGTATGTAGTAGAGCCTGGAAGATGGAAAGGAGACCGATATTCAGAATTGGAAAGAATTCTTGGAAGAGAAAAATACATTGTTTTTAAAAAGAGATATTATAGAGGACAAAATCCTGTGATCATATACGGGCGAAATAAAAATGATTATAAAAGATATCGTAAAGATCAGGAAAAATACTATAAAGAGAGAGCCAAATATTACAAAAAACAAAATAAACATCATAGACACCATGGAGATGGTGATTGGGATTAACCATTATCAACTATATATATTCACTATTGAAATGGCTGGCATTCGTGCTGGCCATTTTTATTATAAGTACTATTGCTAATAATCATCTATTCTCCATGAGAATATCAAGATCAATAGGAATGGGCTTTAGCCCATTCAAATAAATAAAAGATTCTTCATCTGGCTTTGCCGAAATTTAAAAACTCCACGATTCATCTATTATCACAATAAAATTCTAACAAAAACTTATTCAGATATAAAACATCAATAGAAATCAACGGCCATAGTACTTCCAGCCTCCATCTTCCTACTTCCAACCTCTAAATTCCCTTTCTTAAAATTATATCCGTTAATTTGTTTGAATTTTATAACTTTGAAATATGGAATCAAATGAATCAATACAAGGTTTTTATGAACGAAATGCTCCCGGATTCGGGTCTCTATGTTTAGGACCAAACAAAATGGGGCATTTTAATGTGTTTTCAAGAGATCACTGTTCATTATTATCACCATACAGCAGAAGAGATTATTATAAAATTTCACTGATTATAGGAAAAGGAAAGCTTCATTATGCTGATAAATGGATCTACGTAGATCGCCCTGCTTTGTTATTTTCCAATCCTATTGTTCCTTATTCCTGGGAGGCTGAAGATGATGACCAGAAAGGTTGGTTTTGCCTTTTTACAGAATCATTTTTGCAGAATGGGAGCAGATTGGGGAATCTTCAAGATTCACCTTTGTTTAAAATTGGGGGAACTCCGGTTTTCTTTGTGGAAGAAGAACAGCAGAAAGTTCTTTCTGAGCTGTATACGAAAATGATGACGGAGATTCAGTCAGATTATGTCCATAAATATGATATGCTGAGAGCGTATCTCCATTTGATGATTCATGAAACGATGAGAATGCATCCGGCAGATACTTTTGAACCTTATC
This is a stretch of genomic DNA from Chryseobacterium tructae. It encodes these proteins:
- a CDS encoding S41 family peptidase, producing MKNYSVLFILAMLSSCASIKRHNEQRASCIPPEQLKEDVDFAYSKLQQMHPQLYWYIPKKELERKFDSLKQTITEPLTPLQFYFKLQPVIAGIREGHLSLRIPRKKFTKREIKTLEHKKGLFSRFEYYVSGEQMYITENRDGIENIQPGTEILSINNIPVSDYIKKYRNLISSDGYNTTFQPYFLKDLFFSYYTAENGLADRATIETLYKGEKHTYILSRESKSDTDLEKDKEMNKRTQEKKLNDYVAASNSYNRSFKFLDKDSTIAYIKVKSFSREYSDEFYKKTFSKIKNAKSDYLIIDVRNNYGGSLYEINNLYSYLTDKPFTLIKPSQVTSRDIPLRTNYFRKSTPLDYAIKSISYPSYFFAQAFSTYKKDGKVFYKMKADKPTKPNKEAFHGKVFVLINGGSFSASSIITAKLKNDKRATLVGEETGGANDGTVAGFYSYQKLPNSEIRFPIGLLLVQPNIDFSDTHKGVVPNVEIKESMQDIIDKKDPQLDWIRKEIGKEKDISN
- a CDS encoding MBL fold metallo-hydrolase, which translates into the protein MKSIFLQMMYWIFTIVILLIATYCVVINRMAFGAVPKGKRLIRIRQSKLYRNKQFQNISHTPSIAEGYKMSKVTYDFLLGKKHPLLKPLKEVPSIHTDLKSLDKNTDVFIWLGHSSYYIQTDGISFLIDPVLSLYGSPFKYFNKAFKGADIFTPEDIPNIDYLVITHDHFDHLDYPTVKSIKSRTAMAIVPLGVGAHLERWGYTEEQLIEEEWDTVVELKIKSD
- a CDS encoding GNAT family N-acetyltransferase; protein product: MENIKFMVSPYQDELQLFIDEKKAGYMSIEVDGRLLIVYYTKLDEDREGKGYAKLLLDELVRYAEEKDLLVDPECDFVRQQFENHPRRYKDIWHA
- a CDS encoding helix-turn-helix domain-containing protein, with amino-acid sequence MESNESIQGFYERNAPGFGSLCLGPNKMGHFNVFSRDHCSLLSPYSRRDYYKISLIIGKGKLHYADKWIYVDRPALLFSNPIVPYSWEAEDDDQKGWFCLFTESFLQNGSRLGNLQDSPLFKIGGTPVFFVEEEQQKVLSELYTKMMTEIQSDYVHKYDMLRAYLHLMIHETMRMHPADTFEPYQNASQRVASLFMELLERQFPIDSPEACLKLKTPNDYAQSLSIHVNSLNRSVKEITGKTTSQQITARVIQEANALLTHTDWNIAEIAYGLGFEEPAYFTNYFKKQTGITPNTLRLNLV